A window of Daucus carota subsp. sativus chromosome 2, DH1 v3.0, whole genome shotgun sequence genomic DNA:
GTGCCATATCTGAAGTCACATTCACCAGACAATTTAAAAACAACATTTAAGCCTAAGGAGTTAGGATGATATATAGATTCGTGCAAGCGTAAGCTTGAGATAATCTTCGGCTGCAATTATCACACCAATATAATGCAATCAGAAGAACCATGTTACATTAGCAATGTCATTAATATATACCTCCCCAACTTTTATTTCTTTTGCCCCATCCCCATGTACTATTTTTGCCAGATATCCATCCTCCATGCATTCCATCTCAACAGTTGCTTTATCCTACAAGTTTAAAAGAGTATACACGAGAATGAAAGGAGTGATAGAGTTCTTAAACTTATATCAGAtgcaaaagcaaaaaaaaaaaacaaaaaaaaaaatcatctcaAGCTTTAAGAAATAAACACACTACACCACACCGTTTCAACTTCACAGAGAACGTCACCAGTAGAAACTTGATCACCCTCTTTCTTTAACCACCTTGCAATATTACCCTACATATTATGAAGACAACATatctcttaaaaaaatataaaatttatagtaGTTTACCTCTTCTAAGCTTTGAAAATATACTTGCCTCTGTCATTGTAGGAGAAAGAGAGGGCATTCCTATCTCTTGATGTGGTGGAAGGCCTGAAACGGAATATGTTAAACCCTGATAACTATTATAATGAGATAAACTACTAATCGATCAATCATTATGATCAATTACGTTGAAAATTCTTGAGGAAAACATTGGGTAACTCAGTACCTTAATGAGAAAATAAACACTTAACAAGTTattgttatttaaaatataattcactTCCAATCAAGAGTATGCTATTCATTATCTCCATAACAGCCCAGGATGCTCTTGACCatataaatactaaataaattaaaatttccaTGCTagcaaataaaatagaatacaGATGATTAAGTTTATTCTTGACAATTAGCTATGTTTAACAAACAGTTGTTTTCAGTCATCATATCTGTGTCGGACCCTTGATCCATAGAGGGTCCTTTTTGTAATTTGGACAGTTAAAGCAACTAAAAAATCACAAGATGAACTTCAAATTCAGTAAGAAAAGAGAAGATAAGAATTAGATGCATccgtatgtatgtatgtatggaTAAAGGTGCATTGTAATACAAATTTAATAGATTTATCCTGTCACATGGTACAAAGATCAGATAGGGGTCGGGCTGGGAAGGGGTGATGTCAATTCCAACCCCTGGcctaaatttcatattttatgatCCGACACACCGTACCAAGTTCAGGCAACATCGTCCAAAGTGGAACCCATGTCATATTATAATACCCAATATTCATGTTTAGGTATTAGAGGCACGCACGACTGTCATCATACAGGGTGAAGTATTTTACTGACATAAAACCATGGCATGATCCATACCTGAGCCACTAGAAAAACTTCTTCTATTTTGTCCCGGTGATCTGAAATACATGAAGATAGATTCACAAACATGTCCCAAGAATGCAGGACAAAATATTTAAAGCACATTTATTACCTTGATAAACCTCTGGAAAGCACTGGTCCAACTAATTGACTACCCAATTTCAGATTTGTACCTGTAGATTTTATGTGCTTAATTCCTACAAATGTTACCTGTAAAATTAACTTGATTAGTAAGTCTACAACAATTTAGTTCTTATTAAAATTACTCCTTTTTTGCTAATGGCATGTTTGGaaacttgaatttcatttgaaattctggatttgatcaaatgacatgtttttaatcaaaaaaagaCCCGAGATAGGTTCTTATGCATTgaaaatacattataaatctTTGCTTTACTTGTGGAAATGGCCTCATGGAAGTTCTATAACTTGCTTTATTTGTGCAACAATATATAGCTAAAGTGGTAAAACTCTTATTATTAAGTTCTGTTCTCTTGTAGATGACATCGTTCGAGGATACAACCAAAGACAAAGCTGATATCCGTTAATTATAATACAAGAAAAAAACTGTCCTTCAAGGGGCCATGAGACCTATAGTCATAGTATGACACCTCGCCTAATCAAACAACAGAATTTAAAGTAGGAAAGAGATAATGCATTAATTTAATTACCATGGACTGATTTATAGCACTCTTGCTGTGATTATAGCAATTCAGAGTTGAAGTGCAGCTACTGCGAGCTCTGTCTCTTTCTAAAGGAACACAACCAAGTTGACCAAGCTTCACAATATCTAAAGATGACAGACAACCATAAGTACTTAATAAGAACAAGCATGGCAATTATCTTAGGAGATATAGATGCTAGCTCAACACCCAAGTTCTAAGCTAAGGCCGCGTGAAAATCATGTAAATTTAGTGTTGAATATAGAAGCAAGAAATTCAAATTATTCAAAACTATACAGTGAGCATATGTGTTAACAACAAGGTCCTTTGTCgaaaaacatcaataaaaaataactgatgGGCTGCAGTACTGATGCAGGACATGCAATTACAAGCTGAAAGAAACAATATGGGCACAAAAGGCTTTCAAAGCCCAAATAAAGTCATTACTTGTAAATCAGCAGAAATTACATTTGAGAAAATATATTGAATTGTTATTGGCATTTTCTTGTAAGAGATTTCTTGTTATTTTGCCATAAACACTAATTCAGCACCTATTACTTCATGCAGAACAAGAGGTTCAGGGAAATCCTGCATTAACAACATTAATTTTCTTCTTAACTGCAGCAGCATATCCGTTGTCAAAGATACTTGAAAAACaaggtttaaattttaaaagagaaTGTCTGTAATGACAAGTTAAAACATAAGAAAGGAAGATAGAGAAGCTAACGGAACAGGGAAGATGAGTAAAACTGCCATACATCAGGCAAACTACAGATAGATAtccaaataaaagaaaagaacatCTACTTACATTCTCTGCTATTTGTGAAGGGAAGTGCAGCACTGGAAAGCCATCGCACCAAGAGGGTATGATCATAGCGTAGTAATCCAGGAACACTTTTTATCTGTAAATTGTATGCCATAATATCAATATCATATTATGGCACTGAGGTCATTTTAATTCATACTGACTGTAGAAACGAGAATTTTCTCAAATTACACAACAAAAAACGGATTGAATGTATATTTTCGTTCTTTCTTTGTGGGTGGATGGGGGGAATTAAGAACTCATCAGGTATTTACACACCAAAAAAATAAACTTAACACATTAGGATTAACAATACACCTTGCTACTCtaataaataatcatataaGTTTGTCCTTATATCCTTGCTCATTAAtatgcatttttattttaagtcaaCTATCATAGAAGCACAAGAGCAGAAAAAACAGAACCAGGATTGAAATAGATATAATAGCATCGCATTATAATCGCTATAGGCAAGCGGTAAACTATATACAGCTACTGACTTCATTTGTGATTCATAGCATAAAAGAGTACCACTAATTGTACGAATGTTACAGAAGAAATAGTCATATAAGATAAGCAgccatatatactatatataagcATTCGTCTTCAACGATAAACAATATTCCTATGCTTTCTTCTCTCTTTGCTCAATTTTAGCTCAAATGCGTAGATTATAACTATTATAGAAATCCAGCCTTCAGCCCCTTAAAAACCTACGAGTTACAAAATTTCTTCATCACTACCTGAATCACAATTTTGGCCGAACAAACAACACACATATGCGTTACACATTTTGAGTTAAAATAGATAATTACATCTCAGATATAAATAATAACATGATGAAAATATAATCGAGCTACTAGAATAAAATTACACATCTAACATTCAAGAATCAAGATGATATGTAATGATTACAATAACATCGCATATGATTGCAGATCATAATTCATAACAATTACGGAAATATACCTGGAAAGAGATTTAAAGAATTAGAGAAAATAAGAACCTGTTTAGAGTGACGAAAGATGTGAGAAGCGTAAGACATCTGAACGATTAAGTCGCTGAATCGTAAGTTGTCTTCTCCGGTGACTGATCGTctcttataatattatataaattgatctgaaaaatgaaaatgtatgtatgtataatggAAATTTAGTGAATTGCAATTAGGGCTCGAAACATTCGCTCTGCACTGCACACCTGTCCTTGCTCTATACTTCCTATAACAACTTGTCCAGAGAATCCATGTATTTTGGAATCAATTAATGTGTAATTTAGAATTTACGATCTTTCTTGGAATTGAATATTCTTTCATAGTGgtgatattttttgaataaacagATAGTATTATTCTGTCCGGTTCCAAGAATTTTAGGGAGAGAGGAGAAAAAGCACGAGGAGGGATAATAATTAAGATATGAATTTATGGTGGATTTGACAAGTGAAAGCAAAATTGTTAAAACATGctctccgtttcaatttatatgtttattttaaaaaaattacacagtTTAAGAAATGTGTTAGTtcgtttattttaaaaaaattacacagtTTAAGAAATGTGTAAGTTcgcaaattaattgcattaaatgatcaaaatatgtggagtagtattgatttagaaaatataaataagagatttgTGGAGTAGAggtgactttggaaatatgattttgtattaagagttgaagtggacaagtaatttgaaacaatttttttttttaaaagtggacatgtaaattgaaggggaggagtattctATTGTGTTGATTTTTCGAATTTAGGAGagtttttttgtcaaaatttatAGTATCAGATGTAAAATGCGAAACTATTGATATTATCAATCTTTAGCGTTCcaaaaaattagtaatttcaatttgtCTTATTACCAAGTTTAAGCGTCCCCAAATTGATAATACACATTATCTATTTACCAAATTTGAGCGTCCTCAAAATGAAATTAAGTCATTTAATTTGAAGGTATTGTTTATAATAGCAATATCAAATTTCGCATGTCACTGTTTGTGTGTCTGTTTAGATCCACAAAATACTTCACCTGGTCATAATCTTTCAATACTTGCCTTAGCAACAAATCATCGGGTTGTCTCACGTAGATTTATTTAAATCTCTATTTAGAAAGACGATATCAATGTTCATTTGATTTACTTCTCAATTTCACAAAGCGACAATTTTTAAGTATCATCTTAATGAACATTATTATCATAAATCAAGAATATGTCTTAAAGAATATCATATCTTCACTTTGACTGTAAACCAAATTATCAGTCTGAACCTTGTATTTTCCTTTAACCcatatatctatttttaaaaaatatccacataattttaaatataattctacaAAATAGAACCACTCTCTCTATTCTTTATCATCCTTTTCCCCATAAAGTATATAGAGTTTAAATTTTCCGTATAACACAtagaaaaaagataaaatattaaaggaACCACCTTTGctaaaaatattactccctccgtttcaatttacatgtccactttgaagaaaattttttgtttcaaattagttgtccacttcaactttcaatgcaaaattatatttccaaagtcaattctactccacatatttcTTGTTTATATTTCCCAAATCAATCTCATTCCACATATTATAGTCATTCAATGCATCTAATTTGTTAACATCCACTTTTTGTtaacatccacttttcttaaactgtgtaatatttttaaaatggacatctattttgaaacggagggagtactattacaTAGAGAAAAGATCAAATATTAAACTTTGATTGTCACCTCCCCTCCCATACGGTAAGTAACTTAAAAACCAGGAACCAACCTAGTTGTCTTGTGGTATGGCACATCTGCGACACTTCTCTCTTTTCATAATAAgatcattttctttttctttgtaacTTGTTCACCTCTTTTTCCCCCCGGGTAGAATGTAAGGATCGAAACCCCACCCCCAATTACCAAAGGGCTGAAAATTTACCAAAAGGTGTTCTTTTTTCTGTCACAGGATTATGAAAGGGGTCAGAGGAGGATGAGGATTTAAGTCCATTGGATTTGGTGGGTGTTTGGGAGCAGGTGtttctgggcttaaaagcctGGAAGCCCGCTCCTCTTGTGTTGATGCCTGTTTGGCAAGTTCTTTAAAGCATTTAATTGAGGAGAAAAAAGCTCAGAAAAGAAGTTGCATAACGTAGCTTTTATTTGGCCTTAGCTTCTTTCCATTAGCTCCTTTCTAACACAAAATGATGATGCATGTTATTCTAGTTATGTGATTGAGAGCTTAACGTGGTAGCCACAATCCTTTAACAATTATTTCTCTTTCGTCTAGAAACCTCCCTttttttaagctcagccaaacggccccttaataaCCTATTCTACACCAGGCTGCACACAGGGGTTCCCATTTGGAGCGAACCTGCCTTTCAGCCTTCCAGCAGATAAACTAAATATGGCTACCTAAATCTATTGACCAATGTAATTTCTATACATTCGTCCAATGTAATTTCTATAAGTCAAGTAGTCATCAACAACTTACAAGGGACGGCATGTGTGTTCATTTTTCAAAAACATCCTAGGATGGGAAACAATATTCCCAACTGTGATCTGttcttccaaaaaaaaaaaaccaatatTATCTTCGAAATTGAAGTGCATTCATGAGACCAGAACAGATGAACTTTGTTCCCAATGAATTTGGGATTTTAAAGATTATATTGCTTGCAGAACTCCTTCACTGCCTCGAACATAATCTCGGATTCTTCGGCCATAGTTGAGATTCTTTCAGCCTCTTCTACTGCTTGAGCTGTCAGACATGCCTGGTTGTCCGCTTCAACAAGCCAGAAGGCAGCAATTCTTGCAGCTGCTTCCGGTGTGTCAGGGTTTgatacatcaaaatttttacaaGTCCCTGGATTAACATCCCTTGCTTTTGGTGTAGGTATTTTCGAACTTGAACCTGAATTTTTGATCTTGTAACATTGCTCAACCTGCACTTTGAGGGAATACAAGCAAGACCAGAAAAATTAATCAGGCTTTAGGTAAACAAATGTTGAAAGTTGCTAGACAGCGGGTGAACACAAGTACATAGATTAACTCCTCTGAGCATTCAACAAGAAGTGTGgatatatcttttataatattaaatttctgATATCTCAAAAATTGGTTAACTAGAATCTCACGGTAATGCATAAGTAGTAAAACGGGTATCTGGGTGACAAGCACCAAGAGACAATATAAATAGGACTTGATAGAAAACTCAAGAGTCAGAAACTCATTTTACCTTTTCAAGCCTTCCCTGCAGAGTAAGTCTTCTAACCATTGAACTCAGATATCTTCTAAAATTATAGGGCACCTTGTGTCTTTGCTGCAGTAAGAATGTATTGTAAGAAACCCAAGAACAGAATACACAGAAATGAACAAGACAACAGACAACTACTCTCCTCTTGGTGATAAGAGGTCGAGGGTATATGCCTTAGCAGAGGCAcgcaattatataaatttttgtcagTGACCTTCACAAAAAAAGATGACTACTGTACTTTAATTACAagttttctcttcttttctacAATACTGTCCAGTCCTTTTATTATGATTCCACGATCCTGTGCTTGAGTGAGTAGATTACTGGTACATTAGTATTATGGTCTACAGTATATATCATATGTTTAAATCTcatcagaaaataaaataatcttgTATCTAACCTCAATAAAGCTGGCGATAGCATTAAAATCAGCCCCGTTTGAATCTTTAATCGAGGATATTGCATCAAAAACCATGCTGTATATACAAGGCATTACATCAGGTCTCTGGTAATCATGAACATGAAAATGTACAAACTTCTTTGAAGTCAaccaaaaataataacaaaagatTCTGCCAATTTACAAGTCTTATTCTCCGTTTGTAAGTTAAAAACAGCCGAACTAATAACCCAGGCCCAAATGTTAAAAAACTTCATGCAGAAAGTCTATCAATTAGTCCAAAAAAGAGAGAAACGGCACAAACCTCCTATTTATTATGATTCCACCATCCTGTGAAGTTCTAGGAGTATTAGTGGCTGTGGCACCATTGACAGGTACAAGAGCAAGAGCATTATCAGCATTTTGGGTAGTAGGAAGTGAACCACATGTAATGGTTAAGACAAGATCGTCCTCTTTCGGAGCTTGTGGAATGCTCGCAATACCCAAGTTACGCCATTTATCCTGATGATCATTAGGAAAAAAGGTGACACTAGTTATAAGATTGCAAAATACATATAACAATCAAATGAAGGCTACAAAAACACTAAAGAAGTGTACATAAACCCCAAGTCAATTACGTAGAGGCAATTTATTCGATATTATTGACATTATAATTTGATAGCATGAATGATGAATGATTACATAAACCCCAACATCATCATGATCTGGTGCATCCAGTCATTGCATACTGTATAGTCAAACTCAAAAGATAATTCATACAATTGACCTAGTaatccagaaaataaaaattgcagtACGAAAGATTATACAATCATAAGCCAGATGAGGCGTGCTAACCACATACAATCACAAACAACCTAATCATGTACTAATTCAAAGCATAGAGCCCTTCCGGGGCCCTCTTTTCACGGAAAttctgcgtacatcttaccctcctcaaATTCTAACACGATGATTTatacaacaaaatatatttcaaaaccgaaattaaaaaaaagacgGGAATTAAAGAGTGCACCTTGAGATCAATGTTGGAGCGGTTGGAGAGAGCAAGAGCGAAATCAGGGTCAGTGAGAATAGTCTTCCACTTGCCAGGGCCGTGTTTCTCGACGCCTGCTTTGAGtgcttcttcttcctctttgcTCCACTTGTGTTTCTGTATCCCCATCTTCATTTCCTCtttttcatcttcattttctgCGTATCTTTTTCTATTTATACACGCAGCGTAGCTCCCCCAGATTATTAccaaatattttttcattattattatttttatattttatgaaaatcgAGGCACTTGTAGAAAGCGGAGAGTAGCCACGTGGCTCTTGTTCTTGGTGTTTAGACAGAGACAGACCCAGAGTTCACACATTCTCACCGCCTTGCTGAGGCTTTTGCGAAAATCATGATGGAATTGGATATGGTCCGGTCTAGTTGGTAGAAATCTTTTGGGCCCACTGGATCAAAGATTCAAAATTATTCTTACTCGaatttttttaatgactttATAAACCCTAAACACTAATTGTCGctaatttaatttcaagtataaaattttataaataaatatctaagaCCTAACTTATTAGGTTTTTAgttattaaaagttaaaatgtacgatgttatgtttttgtttatttgaaaaataaaattgtcgAAACTTGACTTCGTGTTATGTTTTATTGAAAAATGTAAAACGCAAATCGAAGTGATGTTTTGAACTGACAACAGAGGTTTTCTCCCCAAAACAGTGACATTTAGGACATTAGAGCAAGTCCGAGAGATGCCCtatatcatgtcctaagttatTATTTTGGACATTTGATGGAAAaagttgatccaacaatgtgccAGTAtaccttatatcactaggacaacctcctcaaatcttatttttgaggcacatcTCTAATTGCCCTATcccaatatttatttataaattctcATCAGCAAACTCTTTCTCTCTACAATTATATTATGCTTTAATAGTGAAAAagagtctttaataataaaatattaaacatcttatgggaataaggcacattgttgaagttcaagttagtaaaatatgttctagattactaggacataatattttatattatatttagggcttgAACTAGGATAATCTTGGACTTGCTCCTAGGTATTCAAATTGTGACTCCGAGAGTTTTTTCTCTTAATATAGGTCCATCATTATTGAAGAGCgtaaaccaatcaaaatgaagCAAATTTATCGATCTTCATGATTATTGTGTACGCATGTacacataatataaaaattgtctCTTACAAGATTAATGTCTGTGGAGTTTCGTTTCCTGTTATATCAATagtatattttagatttttattgttaaataatttttatagtcCGATAAATctactttttatatataaaaaaaagttgtcTCATtagtttaaaaattttatatactaaCATTTGGAAATTCGATCAATATGATTGGTTTGtatatcaattaaatttaaagtataaatgataaaattataaaataaattatcaattatGTGTGAATGACACATGTTATaagctttcttcttctttttgcaGGTTATTATCGATCAACTGTTGtaacacaaaattttaatatttaaaaatattaattaaatacccaatcaattttaaattttactccctccgtctctctcACTTCTTAACATGGGGGGACGGGGGCGtgacacggactttaatgctcttataaagtatatttctataatttttttagaaaattttattttattaaataaaaatttgatgttaaatttttattagtttaagaaattttagaaaaagGTTATAGAACTATGTGTTATAGACgcattaaaatgtgtgtcgagcagtgaaaaagaaatgttAAGAAAGGAAAGACACAAAGGGAGTAATTgaatatctcaaaattttaatttttttttaaattttagattgaataaatctgaaattttcaagtaaaaaaatttcagaaaaattaatataatttacgtAGTCACTTATCACtgcattaaattaaaaattaaaaatgaacacAATAAAACAAATAACGATTTTGTGtggaaaaaacaattttttttgacggGCAGCAGCAATTAGATTTGTGCAACGTAGCGCAGATCCGGGTGAATACAAACCCTAACAAACGCAAATACATGCAACAATCTCTTATTTTCATCACATAATCAAATCATAAGCAAGTTGGTCCtttattttatcttttctttTACAAATCCTCCCTTTCATGCTAATTTATCATTCTTCTATATTCATCTGTGATCAAGTTTGTTCATGCACCTGTTCTTGTTCATGTATTTTCACTGTGTTTTGATTTCTTTCATTTAATTATCTGTTGGTTacaaaaatagatttatttttctatttatgcTAATTTATAATCGAAGAAATGGTGGATTAAACGTGATTTAACAAAGAAGAGATGAAAAGGGCTGATTGATCATTGTTACATGTTATGATATGTTTATTTTGCAACTGTGTTTGATGTCTGATACATGAATCTGTACAAATGTTTGGGCATTTCGGTCACAGTCTTACGATGTAGATCGTAATTTAGAAATTTCCTACTTTGGAAGTGGGGACCATTTAAGTTGATTTTGTGGATTCATGTATGGAATCATGGGCCCATCTGCTGACAGGCCATGCCCTGTGAATATATTGAGTTTGATGCCTCTGAATATGGGTGCTTCAGGCCCATCTGTTTAAGCAATTTGCATATGTTTGAACTACACTTACCTCTTGTCTTCAAAGATGAAATGTGTGTTGGTTTTAGATTAAATTAGGTGTTACTTTAATCAACAAGCTCTCATTGTTTcgattttaagttttaacacaTACAGTCCGTAGGGGAAATAACTTAAAtgtgtttttataattattctgcTAGTTGCAGGGGAAGGTTTTGTCAATTCTAGTTATGTTTAGGAAATGTTGCATTTGAGTATTTGATGTGTTTACCGGCTAAGagctaaattaattattttcgctTTAATGCAGTCATGGCAGGCTTGGCTCCAGAAGCGGCACAATTTGATGTGCGTCAGTATGATGCAAAGATGAGTGATCTGTAAGTTTCTTCATTGCAAACAAacaactttttatattttatgtaacttCATAATTATAACATTTATCTGCTATATCTTGACTGATTTGTGTAGATTATCGGTTGATGGGCAAGATTTCTTCACATCTTACGATGAAGTTTTTGACAGTTTTGATGCTATGGAATTGCAGGAGAATCTTCTTAGAGGCATATATGCCTATGGTAAGTATGCGTTTTCTCATAGTACACATGCCTATTGATTTACGTTTTTATTCCTGTACATGTTAGCATATATGGCCTAGGGTGTCTACCCACCTTGGGCCTAAAAATGACCTTATATGTCTATCTCACAACTATTTCTTTATAAACATCATAGAAATATCGTTTTTCATATTTCCTTCTGTCGGCTGATACAAGTGCCTTGTTTTTAAAGGTTTTGAAAAGCCCTCTGCGATCCAACAAAGGGGAATTGTCCCATTTTGCAAGGGCCTTGATGTCATTCAGCAGGCTCAGTCTGGAACTGGAAAAACAGCAACTTTCTGCTCTGGAATCTTGCAGCAACTTGATTATGGCATTGTCCAGTGCCAAGCACTGGTTTTGGCACCCACACGAGAACTTGCACAACAGATTGAGAAGGTCATGAGGGCACTTGGTGACTATCTTGGTGTGAAGGTTCATGCTTGTGTTGGTGGGACCAGCGTTCGCGAAGATCAGAGAATTCTTTTAAGCGGTGTTCATGTTGTTGTGGGTACTCCTGGTCGTGTCTTTGACATGTTGAGGAGACAGTCTCTTCGTGCAGATTATATCAAGATGTTTGTATTGGATGAAGCAGATGAAATGCTTTCACGTGGTTTTAAGGATCAGGTGTgtattaattttctattttataatagTTCTCTATGCTTATCACTAGTATATCAAGGAGTGTCATATGGCTATTAGCTATATATGAGTGCAAGTTATTCACAATTTTGTGGTGATTTAAATACTTACTTCTGACTTTATACGTACAATGTATATGAGACTATAGTGTGCTCTTCACAATTGCAAGTTATACGAAGTTCCTTATTTATGTATGTGAAAGACATTGGCTGCAAGTTCCTTAAATGAGCTTCTCTTGGGCTGTCAGGGGTCACAAGTTAGGTAATAAGTAGAACATGGTAACACTTAAACTGCAATTTATTCAAGCACAacatgaaataatttttttaaagtatgCCGTGATCATATGCATAAAACTTATAGGAGAACTGCACTGGTT
This region includes:
- the LOC108208221 gene encoding telomere repeat-binding factor 4, whose translation is MKKYLVIIWGSYAACINRKRYAENEDEKEEMKMGIQKHKWSKEEEEALKAGVEKHGPGKWKTILTDPDFALALSNRSNIDLKDKWRNLGIASIPQAPKEDDLVLTITCGSLPTTQNADNALALVPVNGATATNTPRTSQDGGIIINRSMVFDAISSIKDSNGADFNAIASFIEQRHKVPYNFRRYLSSMVRRLTLQGRLEKVEQCYKIKNSGSSSKIPTPKARDVNPGTCKNFDVSNPDTPEAAARIAAFWLVEADNQACLTAQAVEEAERISTMAEESEIMFEAVKEFCKQYNL